In a genomic window of Oreochromis aureus strain Israel breed Guangdong linkage group 13, ZZ_aureus, whole genome shotgun sequence:
- the prr18 gene encoding proline-rich protein 18: MPFPPISLHQRISSPGRELFGKKKANGMPPQTEQTSKSCGERGGSDKEKQPTSWASANLRNLGRKPQQDKNKSPTQKPGAGQETQGKPSWLMVPKPQDSSEGVRRSSSMDSTRQLSGKEEGKKEIQFTLSLTPEAILVIQKRNLEKQMMAKQQKCCAGTDFRHRRVFPSKKTHGGSKGCAPAVKAESAEQDITAIVKISLLNDQYKYDDVEYEDEDGDVDETVVRKCKEWLKGVENAAALGKVDKLSALPHLKGC; the protein is encoded by the coding sequence GCCTCCACCAGCGGATCTCATCGCCTGGCAGGGAACTATTCGGGAAAAAGAAAGCCAACGGAATGCCTCCTCAGACTGAGCAAACCAGCAAATCTTGCGGAGAGAGAGGGGGGTCGGATAAGGAGAAACAGCCCACATCTTGGGCATCGGCGAATTTAAGGAACTTGGGGCGAAAACCCCAGCAGGACAAAAATAAAAGCCCCACTCAGAAGCCCGGTGCCGGGCAAGAGACCCAGGGAAAGCCCTCGTGGTTGATGGTGCCCAAACCTCAGGATTCATCTGAAGGAGTCAGGCGCTCCAGCTCCATGGACTCCACGAGACAACTCAGTGGAAAAGAGGAAGGGAAGAAGGAGATTCAATTTACACTCAGTCTCACCCCCGAAGCCATTCTTGTTATCCAAAAACGGAATCTAGAAAAACAAATGATGGCAAAGCAACAAAAGTGTTGCGCCGGCACCGATTTTCGGCACCGGCGAGTTTTTCCATCCAAAAAGACGCACGGAGGGTCCAAGGGGTGCGCGCCGGCCGTCAAGGCGGAGAGCGCGGAGCAGGACATCACCGCCATCGTTAAAATATCTCTGCTGAATGACCAATACAAGTACGATGATGTGGAGTATGAAGACGAGGACGGAGATGTGGATGAGACTGTTGTAAGGAAATGCAAAGAGTGGCTAAAAGGGGTCGAAAATGCCGCTGCTTTGGGAAAAGTCGACAAACTTTCCGCACTTCCGCATCTCAAAGGCTGCTGA